The window GGGGCCGTCCTGTTCGTCATGGCCGCCGCGAGCATCCTCGTCGGCGGCCTCGGGGCGGTCGGCCGGGAGTCGATCGAGGGCGTGCTCGCGTACTCGAGCATCGGCCAGGTCGGCTTCATCGCCGTCCCGGTCGCTATCGCCGCGACGACGACGAGCGCCGAGTTGCGCCAGTTCGCGATCGTCGCCGCGCTCGTGTACGCGCTCAACCACACGCTCGCGAAGGGGCTGCTCTTCCTGGCGGTCGGCGCGGTCAGGTCCGCGACCGGGACGAGCAGTCTGTCCGACCTCGGCGGCCTTGCGGGGCGGTCGCCCCCGCTGGCGATCTCGTTTTTCGTCGGCGCGCTCGCGCTCGTCGGTATCCCGCCGCTATCGGGCTTTTTCGGCAAGTTCCTCGTTTTCGACGCGGCCGCCCGCGCCGAGGCGCCGTCCGTCCTCGCGCTCCTGCTTGCCGGCTCGCTGTTGACGATCGCGTACGCGACCCGGACCTGGAACCGGAGCTTCTGGGGCGCTCGCACGGCCGCCGTCGAGGAGGCGACGACCGACAGTGTCCAGTTGGCAGTTCTGGGCGTCCTCGCGGCCGCCATCATCGCGGTCGGGGTCGGCTTCGAGCCGGTCTACGAGTTCGCCGACGCTGCAGCGGAGGCCGCGCTGGATGCCGACGCCTACGTCGACGCCGTCGATCCGGCCGACGCGAGCGACGTCGACCTCGAGGCAGGGGGCGAAGGCGGCGAGACCGGAGGTGAGCACGAATGAAGGTCCGAACCTGGCCCGTCGCCGGGGTCGTCTTCGCCGTCCTGTGGATCTTCGTCCGTGGGATCGAACTCGAGTCGATGACGCTGCTCGGTCAGTTCCTCGAGGGGCTCGTCGTCGGCTTACCGATCGCGTTCGTCTTCCGCCGGCTCTACGCGAAGCGGATCACCGTCTCGCGCGGACGACGCGTGAAACCCGCCGTGCTCTATCTGCTGGCGTTCGGGTGGGAGGTCCTCCGGGCGAACGTCGACATGGTCTATCGAGTGGTCGCACCCAGTATGCCGATCGAGCCCGAGGTCGTCCTCGTCCCGCTGCGGGCCGAGACCGACCTCGCGATCACGCTGCTTGCAAACAGCGTCACCCTCACGCCCGGAACCGTCGCGCTGGACTACGACGAAGACGTAAACGCCCTGTACGTCCACGCGGTCGACGGCCGCGACCCCGCGGCGATCGTCGCCCCGATCCGACGGTGGGAGGACTACGCCCTCGAGATCTTCGACGAGGACGCCACGCCCGAAGATCCGGCCCGGGAGTTCGTCGTCTCGGGCGGGGAAAGGGACAAACCGGAGGCCGACGAACGCGCAGGTGGGTACGATGAGTGAGGCCACCGATCCGGCCGTCCTCGAGACGACGATCCGGGCCGCGATCGTCGTCGTCAGCGCGCTCTGTGTCTTTTGCAGCTACCGGGTGATCCGCGGCCCGACGGATCCGGACCGGGTGGTCGCGCTCGATGCCATCGCGACGAACGTGGTTGCGATCGCGGTGCTGTTCGCGATCCAGACCGACCGCGGACTCTTCCTCACCGTTAGCCTGGTGCTCGCGATCATCGCCTTCATCGCGACCGTGGCTGTCGCCAAGTTCGTCACGGAAGGGGAG of the Halobiforma lacisalsi AJ5 genome contains:
- a CDS encoding Na+/H+ antiporter subunit E; the encoded protein is MKVRTWPVAGVVFAVLWIFVRGIELESMTLLGQFLEGLVVGLPIAFVFRRLYAKRITVSRGRRVKPAVLYLLAFGWEVLRANVDMVYRVVAPSMPIEPEVVLVPLRAETDLAITLLANSVTLTPGTVALDYDEDVNALYVHAVDGRDPAAIVAPIRRWEDYALEIFDEDATPEDPAREFVVSGGERDKPEADERAGGYDE
- a CDS encoding monovalent cation/H+ antiporter complex subunit F — its product is MSEATDPAVLETTIRAAIVVVSALCVFCSYRVIRGPTDPDRVVALDAIATNVVAIAVLFAIQTDRGLFLTVSLVLAIIAFIATVAVAKFVTEGEVIQ